In Sciurus carolinensis chromosome 17, mSciCar1.2, whole genome shotgun sequence, one genomic interval encodes:
- the LOC124967930 gene encoding olfactory receptor 7G2-like, which translates to MLVHIQFQDQSITYSGGLTQRGLVILFGYLENCLLAVMAYDRYLDVGYPLRYTVIMNPCLCALLVMVSLSINIVVGLLHNVMVLRLSFTALEIPNFFCEFTQFIKLTCSDALFVNILVYISSSMFGGVSISGIIFSYVHIVSSVLRMPSSEGTHKTFSICGSHLSVFSLFYGTGFGVYIVSSVTDSPRQTVVDLVMYSVVLRCLSHLSTA; encoded by the coding sequence ATGCTGGTGCACATCCAATTTCAGGATCAGAGCATCACTTACTCAGGCGGCCTCACCCAAAGGGGCTTGGTCATACTGTTTGGATACTTGGAAAATTGTCTCcttgcagtgatggcctatgatcGCTATTTGGATGTTGGTTACCCCCTGaggtacacagtcatcatgaacccctgcctctgtgccctgctGGTTATGGTTTCACTGTCCATTAACATAGTGGTCGGCCTGTTGCACAATGTGAtggtgctgaggctgtccttcaCAGCCCTGGAGATCCCcaacttcttctgtgaatttaCTCAGTTCATCAAGCTCACCTGCTCTGATGCTCTCTTTGTAAACATCCTGGTATATATTTCATCTTCCATGTTTGGTGGTGTTTCCATCTCtgggatcattttctcttatgttcacattgtgtcctctgtcttAAGAATGCCCTCATCAGAAGGAACACATAAAACCTTTTCTATCTGTGGATCTCACCTGTCTGTcttctccttgttctatgggacagGATTTGGGGTGTACATTGTCTCTTCAGTGACTGACTCCCCCAGGCAGACTGTTGTGGATTTAGTGATGTACTCTGTGGTTCTCAGATGCCTATCCCATTTATCTACAGCCTGA
- the LOC124969398 gene encoding olfactory receptor 7G2-like, giving the protein MKTRNQTDISEFLLLGLTQDPALQPLIFSLFLSMYLVTIMGNLLIILAVSSDSHLHTPMYFFLCSLSVNDICLSTSTVPKMLVNILRQDQSITYNGCLSQVCFFIDFVGMENCLIAVMAYDRYVAICHPLRYTVIMNPHLCALLVLLSLLLSSVVALLHTVILLHLSFCTDLEIPHFFCELAQVLKLACSDTFINNLMVYLVAVLFAGVPLSGIIFSYIHIVSSVLRMPSSGGKHKAFSTCESHLSVVSLFYVTGLGVYISSSVTDSSRVSAVASVMYSVDPQMLNPFIYSLRNRDMKAIVRMLMGRTASVM; this is encoded by the coding sequence ATGAAAACTAGAAACCAAACAGACATTTCagaattcctcctcctgggactGACACAggacccagcactgcagcccctcatcttcagcctcttcctgtccatgtacctggtcaccatcatggggaacctgctcatcatcctggccgtcagctctgactcccacctccacaccccaatgtacttcttcctctgcagcCTATCTGTTAATGACATCTGCTTAAGCACAAGCACagtccccaagatgctggtgaacatcctgAGACAGGATCAGAGCATCACGTACAATGGATGCCTCTCCCAGGTATGCTTTTTCATAGATTTTGTTGGCATGGAAAATTGTCTCattgcagtgatggcctatgaccgatatgtggccatttgtcaccccctaagatacacagtcatcatgaatcCTCATCTCTGTGCACTCCTAGTTCTACTCTCCCTGCTCCTCAGCTCTGTGGTTGCCCTCCTCCACACTGTGATACTGCTGCacctgtccttctgcacagacctggagattccccacttcttctgtgaacttgctcaggTCCTGAAGCTGGCCTGTTCTGATACCTTCATCAATAACCTGATGGTGTATTTGGTGGCTGTTCTATTTGCTGGTGTTCCTCTCTCTggaatcattttctcttacattcacattgtgtcctctgtcttgagaatgccctcatcaggagggaagcataaagccttttccacctgtgagTCTCACCTGTCTGTCGTCTCCTTGTTCTACGTGACAGGTTTGGGGGTGTACATTAGCTCTTCAGTGACTGACTCTTCCAGGGTTTctgcagtggcttcagtgatgtatTCTGTGGATCCTcaaatgctgaacccctttatctacagcctaAGGAATAGGGACATGAAGGCCATTGTGAGGATGCTCATGGGTAGGACAGCCTCTGTTATGTGA